In Sphingobacterium thalpophilum, a genomic segment contains:
- a CDS encoding Gfo/Idh/MocA family protein, whose amino-acid sequence MDSRRDFLKKAGILSSLAVSLPTLVNANTAAASFNMSGYAAPKIDKVRVAVIGLGMRGPGAVERLSFIEGCEIVALCDKHPDRVERATKIVTSKGLAAPKAYSGEDGWKTLLKEEKLDLVYICTPWDYHTPMSIAAMKAGNHVACEVPIALTIKDCWEVVKTSEATKKHCMMLENCCYDFFEMLTLNMVRQGLFGELVHAEGAYIHDLLDLNFAKNGYDNMWRLRENIKLNGNLYPTHGLGPVAQCLNINRGDKMDHLVAMSSSDFMMGEKAKELAAKDSFFQEFVGKKYRGNMNTTLIRTAKGKTIMLQHDVTSPRPYSRLHTLSGTKGFAQKYPTENIAFGHEFITEQKLKELYDKYTPELVKYIGEQAKQVGGHGGMDFMMDWRLIDCLRNGLPLDQDVYDAASWSCIVPLSFESVEKNCKTVDVPDFTKGAWKNNTPVEITLKGGGNTPIRSRSAKKENIQLGV is encoded by the coding sequence ATGGATTCTAGAAGAGATTTTCTTAAAAAAGCCGGAATATTGTCATCGCTGGCTGTTTCACTCCCTACTCTGGTCAATGCCAATACGGCAGCCGCGTCGTTTAATATGTCTGGATATGCAGCTCCAAAAATCGATAAAGTCAGAGTAGCGGTGATAGGACTGGGTATGCGCGGTCCTGGTGCTGTTGAACGCTTGTCCTTTATTGAGGGATGCGAAATTGTCGCACTTTGTGACAAGCATCCAGACCGGGTGGAGCGCGCAACAAAAATTGTTACATCGAAAGGTCTAGCAGCTCCTAAAGCGTATTCAGGTGAAGATGGCTGGAAAACCTTGTTGAAAGAAGAGAAGCTTGATCTGGTCTATATTTGTACGCCTTGGGATTATCATACTCCGATGAGTATTGCGGCGATGAAAGCGGGTAATCACGTGGCTTGTGAAGTCCCGATCGCTTTGACAATCAAGGATTGTTGGGAGGTGGTAAAAACATCCGAGGCAACTAAAAAGCATTGTATGATGCTGGAGAACTGCTGTTATGATTTCTTCGAAATGCTGACATTGAATATGGTGCGCCAAGGCTTGTTTGGCGAGCTCGTTCACGCTGAAGGTGCTTATATTCACGATTTGCTTGATCTTAACTTTGCAAAAAATGGCTATGATAACATGTGGCGCCTAAGAGAAAATATAAAACTAAATGGAAATCTGTACCCTACACATGGACTTGGACCTGTGGCACAATGCTTAAATATCAATAGAGGGGATAAAATGGATCATCTTGTGGCGATGTCTTCCAGTGATTTTATGATGGGAGAAAAAGCGAAAGAGTTAGCCGCTAAGGATTCTTTTTTTCAGGAATTTGTAGGAAAGAAATACCGTGGTAATATGAATACAACGCTTATCCGTACGGCCAAAGGGAAAACGATTATGTTGCAGCATGATGTTACTTCTCCTAGACCTTATTCTAGGCTACATACACTGAGTGGTACCAAAGGGTTTGCACAAAAGTATCCTACGGAGAATATTGCTTTTGGTCATGAATTCATTACAGAACAGAAATTGAAAGAACTGTATGATAAATACACCCCAGAATTGGTAAAATATATTGGTGAGCAGGCAAAGCAGGTCGGTGGACACGGTGGGATGGATTTTATGATGGACTGGCGTCTAATTGATTGTTTGCGCAATGGATTACCTTTGGATCAGGATGTCTATGACGCTGCTTCATGGAGCTGTATCGTACCGTTGAGTTTCGAATCTGTCGAAAAGAACTGTAAAACAGTTGATGTACCGGATTTCACAAAAGGTGCATGGAAAAATAATACGCCGGTAGAAATCACGTTAAAAGGTGGCGGAAATACGCCTATCCGTTCGAGATCAGCGAAAAAAGAAAATATACAATTGGGCGTATAG